Below is a genomic region from Vitis riparia cultivar Riparia Gloire de Montpellier isolate 1030 chromosome 5, EGFV_Vit.rip_1.0, whole genome shotgun sequence.
CTAGTCGGAAATTCAAAGCATTGGGCGGATGATTTACCGCCACCAATGCCTAAgcgacaataaaaaaaaaacaatatttacatcCAAAAATCAATGTACCTAAGTTGTTATGTACAATCAGCGACATTGACAAACGTAAATGCATAGTTAATGACATGATCTGAGATTATTGCATAACAGACAACAAATGGCGCCAATCAACAACTCTTATTTGGTATGATTGTCGAATCCGCGCTAAGATAATGACATTGACTACCTTATTAAGGATAGTATCCACCACGATGGCAATCATCAGTGCAAGAAAGGCATGAATGCATGATCAACGCTGCGACGATGACGCCATATGTTCTATAAAACCCCTccaaaagcataaaaaaatgtacataCACATAGTCATTAAAAAAAGTTGGATTCACTCTCACTAGATTCTGACTTAAGTTTCGGAGGGGCGTGCTTGGACCACCTGTTCGGACATTCTTTTGTGCAGGAAAGCAATCTATCTAACTTTGGTGAAGCTAGAAGGGTTTGCATCCAATTGGCATAACACAAAAAATATACTTATTAGCTCCCtcagaatttaattttaaagttgatttaacatcccactataaaaaaattaactacaCTTTAGTActtaatgtaaataacaattaGACGAAACTCGGATCCATGACTTACCATCCATTGCATGTAGACCtcctatgaactagtgtttgtaatataacaaggtagtgttatcacctattaaAATAACCTCTCAAatcattgagttacaaatctcacttattatgtcaTCAACTAACATGTTAtaactctaaggagcatatattAAAttccattaaataaattactataGTAATAGATTTCATGATCGCATGTTCTTTAGATCAACCAAGGTACCACTAGAAGAGAAAACACATAAAGATAAAGTACTATTTTCTTGTGAAACAGTTAAGAATGGTGATGTGATTGTGAAATAGATTCTTTTTTTAGTACCTAGTCTGCTTTCTGGGCTAGTAGGAATTTGTTAAGATTGAGTctctaaaagcaagacatgatgtaactaAGTTAGACTTGATTGTCCCCTTGCTATCATTTTTATGTATTTCCATTAATTAACGCATTCAACTTATatatcttacattgtacataacttgggtgtattaggagttgcacacaagatataagtcatgggttctttgtaaATGCAGATACATTGTCCATAATAAGTTCATGCACCACATCTGAAttgaagggatgacttgtcttgaccgtcgggatgagtttctcatggtgagtgcactagtgtatgtaatGAACATTAGATAAGACCTATGATGAATAATGAcgtaaggctatcaattgtcatgattcaccaagctactatactgtaTGATCACTGATGGcaacatgtattctcaatagagataCCATCATACCCAAGACCCTTTGGGACTATAAGAATAGGGAAATTCTACTATATCACTTACATTGATAAGCATTTGGTTAAGTGCATGATGCAAAATTCCAAGGGTTTGCTACCTTTTGagtttgaagttgttttttttaggattaaTGTCTTTGGACATCTAAGAAGGAATATTACATTAAAGCAGTATCCTATGCCTCTGTAATGTGTTACTTTAAGTATGTGATTCTATGTGCTAAaccatatattttctttgttgtagGAATGGTGAGTGGATATCGGTCCAATCCATGATTAAAATCTTGGATGAATGTTaaacatatactcaagtatcttaggagaatGAGGTGATATATACTTGTGATTCTTTGCGATGAGTTGGTATTTTTTGGGTACTGGGAATTAGACTTTGTGCTAAaccatatattttctttgttgtagGAATGGTGAGTGGATATCGGTCCAATCCATGATTAAAATCTTGGATGAATGTTaaacatatactcaagtatcttaggagaatGAGGTGATATATACTTGTGATTCTTTGCGATGAGTTGGTATTTTTTGGGTACTGGGAATTAGACTTTCAGTTTGATGAGGACTCTCACAGGTCTACCTCTAGGTATGTGTACACTCTAAGTGGTTTTTGTTACTTCTGAAGGAACAAAGGAAGTCATTTGGCTTAAGATGTTTCTTATTAGAATAAAGGATAGTTTCCTTGGATGTATCATCCAAgttcctatttttttataactatggGATAGTGACATAGTTTAAAGAACTAAAGTactactagaaaaaaaaaaaaaacatatagaaaaGTGATGTGATTGTGAAACATATTATTTCTACAAAGCCTAGTCTACTTTTGGGGCTAATAGGAGTTTGTTTAGATTAAAcccctaaaagtaagacataatataacaaagttaaacttaattatctttttgttatcctttttatgcattgacattaataccataaatttatggataaaaattggtgTACACCgactttattgttttttttttacatagaattattattttttgattttttttcactagacaaataaacttcaaattaaataatacttaatcccttggattcattaatgaatttaatattttttttaaaataatttgaaactcaaataatgaactAATTAATACCATagatttatggataaaaattggtataaaatgattttattgtttttttttctatataaaatcattattattattattattattattttactaggaaaataaattcaaaattaaacaagacttgatgcattaaattcattaacgagtttaataatttttaaaaataatttaaaactcaaatagtgaattgattaatactagaaatttatagataaaaattggtttagagTAACTTTATTGTTTCACTTCTATATAACATCAttgttttctgattttttttcactagagaaatgaactccaaattaaacaagacttaatgcattggattcattaacaaatttagtaatttttaaaaataatttaaaattcaaatagcCAACcaattaatataagaaatttatggacaaaagtTGGTTTATAAcgattttattgtttcttttctacATAGGATCAttactttccaattttttgtactaggcaaatgaatttcaaattaaataaaacttaatatattggattcattaataaatttgataatttttaaaaataacttaaaactcaaataatgaaccaatcaatataaaaaaaatttatgaataaaaattagtttaaaataattatattatttctcttttacataaaatcattattttctaattttttttactaggaaaatgaacttcaaattaaacaaaacttaatgtgttggattcattaataagtttattaaattttaaaaataatttaaaactcaaataataaacttattaatataaaatatttatagataaaaattggttCATAATGGCTATATAATTTAACctattttccttgattttattAGAATAGGGTGGAATCTAAATGCAAACCTCTGATCTTGTTgtctcaaaattaatttttttagccatccaaggaaaaaaaaaaaaaaacagaaaaagaaaaattgacaGAATATCCTAACGAAAAACAAACCATtatgaatgaaaagaagaaCAAGACATAAATTCCAAGCTTCAAATGTGATACAGGGGCTGCTGGCTAAGACTTAAAATTCAAAGATGTAGAATTCAGAATGTTGGGGCATGGACCAGGGGTGGGACGGCCACCTCCACTGTGCCTTCCAACATCTGAATCACCTTCTTCATGGTTGGACGTAGAACTGGGTCCGGATGAACACACCACAAACCAACCATTGCCATTCTCTCGAACCTTTTGAAATCATCCGACACTTCTGGATCATGCTTAACCACCGCCTCTAGCTTACCCTTTCTCACACAAGTCAGAACCCAATCTACGAGAATAAGGTCATCTTCTTCCGATTCTTCCTCAACCCGGTTCAGCTCTATGTGCCTTCTGCAGCATATGATCTCAAGCAGCAGCACCCCAAAACTGTAGACATCAACCTTGGCCGTTACTGGAGCATTTTTGAGCCATTCTGGTGCCATGTATCCCATTGTTCCTCTCACATTGGTGCTTGTTCTAGTCTGATCTTTCATCAGTAGCTTCGCCAGGCCAAAGTCTGCAATCTTGGCATTGAATTGACTATCAAGTAACACGTTCTGGGGCTTTATATCACAGTGGATGATCTGGGTTTCACATTCATCATGTAAATACGAGAGCCCACGTGCAATTGCCAGAACTATTTGAGCTCTATGATCCCAGCATGGTTTCTCACCCTCGGCAAATAGAAAACCAGACAGAGTCCCATTTGTCATCAGCTCATAGACTAGAAGTCTGTGACTTTGCTCATCACAGAAACCCAACAGCTTGACTAAATTTTTGTGATGGGTTTGGCCTATTACCCTCACCTCTGTCAGAAATTCTTTGTCACCTTGTTCCATCACTCTCTCCAGCTTCTTCACAGCAATCTTTACCTGCTTATCCTCTAAATTTAGAATCCCACTATATACTGTCCCGAATGATCCTCTTCCGATTTTGTTTTTGAACCCATCGGTTGCTTCATGCAACTCCCTATATGTGAATTTGTTCAGGTTGATCTCTGCAGCGTTTGCAAGGACTTTCCTTGCTCTGGATCGTCTAGCTATAGGGTGATTATATATTGCAGCGGCAGCGAATAGGAAAGCAAGAATGGCGCTTATGGAAAGGCATACCTTCAGAATCATCTGAGAACGAGGCTCTTTCTTCCCCGCTATTTGACCATCAGTCTTCACTGGCACCTTGATGATAGCTTGTATCCCATCAGTAGAAGGGCTGCTCTTCCTGGCATTCATAAAAGGAATCCTCTTCTTGCGGCAAACATTGTCTGTTGTTAGGGTTGCTGCCATGCAATAGCAATCATCCATGACTGCCTGTCTGCATTCCTCCAAATTAGAATTGTATAGTCGAGTCATTTCTGTGAATAAGTTGTTCACAATATCCGCACTATCAATCACTTGTATGGTATAATTTGTCACAGCAGATGAGCTCTTGGAGCACTGTTGGGGTGGGACATCTGGATAGCATCCTTTGGAAGGAATATTAGGATCCATGAGAGAATAACCTGGAAGACAGCTGCAATTAACATTTTGACTATCGAGAATGGTACAGTAGCCGTAAACACCGCAAATACCATTGACAGAGCAAGGTTCAGTGACCGCTTTCCAAACACTTGTCCATCCGCTGCCATTTACCTTAGGGTATATATACTGCTGGAAATTTCCGGTGTCTTCTACAGTTGCTCTGTGATAATAGCTGTCAACTGGTGTTGACACATTCGTCGTCAACTGGCTAATGATGGAAGTTAAATTGGTAAGATACATCAATGCTGTGCTTTCATTGAACACAAGACTAACGTTGGACTGTTCAGTATCAATATTCCAGTAACCATTATCTGCCCATCGGAATGCAGATAGGACCAAATTTCCATCAGTACCCATCTCTAGCATGAATTTTCCGGTAGAGTAGTCCACAGTTCCGTTAGCATTGGAGTAGAGCCTATGGTCCCATGGAACTGTCTGGCCCGGTAAGAGAGTGTCCGTTGGGTTATCAAAGCTTTGCCACACCACACTTGAAGAGCTCGTTAAGACAAGGTTGCCATTGTTTTGCAAGGAAGCTGAATTTGCAGCCTTGGTGTCGCCGTTGTATATTTGGGTGACGGTTCCGTTGGGTACCGTCATCACAAGGCTTCCAGCGACCGTGAAGTTGATGGAGGATCCAGCAGGGGCTGGATCATCCCGATTTGCTGACCAAACAAGGGTTTTCTCAGGAATTTTATCGAACCAAATTCCAACAAGAAACAGGCCACCAGCGACACGGTAGAACCCGAATGCAAACTCGCCTGAGGGTGAGAGCCAGGACGAATTTGTGTTGGTGTCGAAGCTGGACCCTAAGCTTATGTTTTCCTGCAATTGGGCATGGGAGCCAAGCAAGAAGTGTACCGGTAATAGAGACAGCAAAAGAAGTATGGTGGCTGCCATTTTTATGCCGGGGAAGATAGGAAAATTTGGTACGAGAGAAAAACAGATGGGATGATTATATGTAGGAAAAACCTTCCCAATGAAATTTCCACAGAAttcattgatataaaatatcTCCAGCTTTGAAAAGGTCTACGATCAGAATCATCCTCTTTCGCATATGGGACGCAAGTCCATACACGGAACTAGAATATGTCCACAAAAAGACTTAGGTGGCGCATATGGGACGCAAGTCCATACACGGAACTAGAATATGTCCACAAaaagacttaggtggtgtttgtttttttacttaattctaaatagaaccttaatgattaatagtgttaaatgttaggttatttgtttttgtagtattttatttctattaagtattaaaaagtaaaaaaaaaccaatatgttattttttctatttaaaaaaagtcatatattttggctttttctatttagtaaaatatttataataagtcataaaaaagtagaaaaacaaacaacttaaattttaaaattaaattactttcagtaaaaagccaaaaaaccaaacaccaccttaatctTCCACGCGGAGGaacaaaaatttccaaaagtttgaaaattaagttgtGAGTAGGAACATGGAAAATTTACAATGAATGTCATTGTAGGCCCCACACATGGTTCCCAAAGTTGGAAAAGATGTGGATAGGAAATGGAGAATATAAGATCctgtttgaaaactattttttaattttaaaaatggtttttttcacttcaaaacaataaaataggAAGACATGACCATCAATATTCgcaaatacatatatttttggttattttaatttatttttacttattttttaaagaatattttaaaaattaatcatgtaaatatgaataataattaaatataaagacattgtatataaaaatgatttttaaaatatatttaaaaataagtaattttaattattttatttattttaaaaatatattttaaaaattagataataattaaaataaaaataaaatttattttttaaatatatttaaaaaatattatcaacaaCCACTTTAGGCTACAAGTGTGAAAAAGGAATCATTCAACTTCCGTACAACGTATTCATTACTCTAAAGGACTAGTAATAGTGTGGTCCTGGAGCAAACGCGTGTTTTGACCTTGACTTGTAAGTAGAAAAGTTCATTTTCTCACTTTACAAGTCTTCGTCTTCGTTTTCCggaacaaaataggaaaaataaataaataaataaaagaaaagaactttggtttttgtaaacaaaaataattattttttctttatttttagggaaagaataaaacatatttttttactcttttaaatttatttaagggAGAAAGAGTTCTaattgaaagagaattttttttttattatttaatagtaatagtttttaaactgttttaaaattttttcctaattactttccttatttctcttatttatttgattgGGTGTAGTCAATTTATTTGAGCACCCAATTCGAACTCCaataatattcttaaataattattatattatgtacaatatttttttcttaaataattcaTTGTAGCCTTAACAATTGGTAATTAGTTCTTGCATAAAAAATTgtaatccaaaaaataaattattgaaaagaataatataatttaaggtAGTGTTATTGTGATATAATAAaatcttatcaattttttataaaatataattattaattattatgtacaatattaaatatttttatgtaaatattggtaataaagataaaataatttatttattaattactaatattttatttaatgctCTAAAATTGTCTGAAGTATAAACTATAAAGTATTGCACAACTTATTTAAGGGTCCTGTCAAGCTTGACATGTATAGTGGGAACCATGATGGCAACCATCAAAGGAGACCTTTTGTTCTCGGAGTGATTGTCTCGGAAGAAGTGAAATGAGAAATGGTGGTTAGGccaataagaaggaaaaaaaaatttaaaggaacaaaaataaagataaattaaagaGGAGCAAAGAAaggataacatttttttttaagcattttcgaaaacagttctaaaaagttttttttgaataacttttaaaaattgtttgtgaaaattatcttattatattttatagaataaagcctatttaaaatatttttaactttttatatttttaaacatgttttaaaaatagtttttatttgtagtattttattttaatcattcttcatattcttataattatttttaaaacaaccttttaagtaaaaacaattaaaaataataaaaagatgttaTCCTGTAGACCCCCAAATTTGCCCAATTCCTTTTAAAATTCTGGCCTAATTTTTCATACCCATGTCTGGGATTAAATCTTTGCCTTCTTTTTTGCTTCGAACTTCATCTAATCAAAACCCTAAAGGCCACACCTTCCTTTACCCAACCATCCAtcttatatctttctttttttcctccccttcctctttgtttcttctatttccattttttttttctttttctttcttgtactCTCCATTTTAGTATCCCTTCCATACAcaattctctctatttttccttttatttatgtattttttttcttgttctctcCATTTCAATATCCCTTCCATACACCcttctctctatttttcctcttatttatttatttatttatttattattattattttgcttctctttctttcttttttactttcccttttttttctttttcatacccatttctctcttACCCACGCACATGCCACCTTCCAT
It encodes:
- the LOC117914019 gene encoding G-type lectin S-receptor-like serine/threonine-protein kinase LECRK1, coding for MAATILLLLSLLPVHFLLGSHAQLQENISLGSSFDTNTNSSWLSPSGEFAFGFYRVAGGLFLVGIWFDKIPEKTLVWSANRDDPAPAGSSINFTVAGSLVMTVPNGTVTQIYNGDTKAANSASLQNNGNLVLTSSSSVVWQSFDNPTDTLLPGQTVPWDHRLYSNANGTVDYSTGKFMLEMGTDGNLVLSAFRWADNGYWNIDTEQSNVSLVFNESTALMYLTNLTSIISQLTTNVSTPVDSYYHRATVEDTGNFQQYIYPKVNGSGWTSVWKAVTEPCSVNGICGVYGYCTILDSQNVNCSCLPGYSLMDPNIPSKGCYPDVPPQQCSKSSSAVTNYTIQVIDSADIVNNLFTEMTRLYNSNLEECRQAVMDDCYCMAATLTTDNVCRKKRIPFMNARKSSPSTDGIQAIIKVPVKTDGQIAGKKEPRSQMILKVCLSISAILAFLFAAAAIYNHPIARRSRARKVLANAAEINLNKFTYRELHEATDGFKNKIGRGSFGTVYSGILNLEDKQVKIAVKKLERVMEQGDKEFLTEVRVIGQTHHKNLVKLLGFCDEQSHRLLVYELMTNGTLSGFLFAEGEKPCWDHRAQIVLAIARGLSYLHDECETQIIHCDIKPQNVLLDSQFNAKIADFGLAKLLMKDQTRTSTNVRGTMGYMAPEWLKNAPVTAKVDVYSFGVLLLEIICCRRHIELNRVEEESEEDDLILVDWVLTCVRKGKLEAVVKHDPEVSDDFKRFERMAMVGLWCVHPDPVLRPTMKKVIQMLEGTVEVAVPPLVHAPTF